From Ignavibacteria bacterium, one genomic window encodes:
- a CDS encoding efflux RND transporter permease subunit, which produces MNISVLSIRRPVTAIVISLIFILMGLVGASFLGIRQFPDVDPPNITVTTSYIGANADVVESQITEPLEESINGIDGIRSLTSTSADGRSTITVEFELGRDLEQAANDVRDRVERAKRQLPADVDPPVVAKADANSQAIIVMTVQSTKRTLPELSDYAANVLKERIQTITGVGNITIWGERRYAMRIVMDPEKLAGYDLTSNDVRLAMQRENVELPAGRLEGDATELSLRTVGRLSTLEDFENLIIRSDGSGVVHLSDVARVYLGAENERTLLRRDGVPMVGLAVSPQPGANQIEIVDEFYRRYEALRSFAPKDLTLQIAFDNTTFIRTAISEVEETILIAFSLVVLIIFLFLRSWRATIIPVVAIPVSLVSSFFFLWVFGFSINLLTLLGIVLATGLVVDDAIVMMENIYKRIENGENAREAGEKGSTEITFAIISTTITLAVVFLPVIFLSGITGALFREFGLVVASSVVISAIVSLTLTPMMSTRLLHKEEHANLMVRLTEPVFTWMTNVYARTVQVVVDRPLIAIAAVIVSAASIVLIGGTLKTELAPLEDRGQITMNMTAPEGTTFDRMNIIVDSMQQRLTQLIPERKFLLTVTSPSFFSGGSNSAFARIFLIDADQRKRSQMDIAAGLTKVMRDVTEVRSVVIQEQTISSGGRAGLPVQYVLQAAELEELREVLPTFLDRASKDPTFSVVDVNLKFTKPEVAIEIDRARARELGVSVLDIANALQSGFSGQRFGYLIRDGKQYQIIGELERASRSTPDALRMVQVRTSGGELVPLADLVLLREQSIPPQLYRNNRSASATVSAGLAPGKTIADGIAAMDVIAKETLDARFGTSLTGASRDFAESSSSLLFAFMLALVLVYLILAAQFESWVDPVTIMLTVPLALSGAALSLWITGDTLNIFSQIGGIVLIGLVTKNGILIVEFANQRRAEGLTWREAALEAAALRFRPILMTSLATILGSVPIAFSLGAASESRVGMGVVVVGGMFLATFLTLYIIPALYVVFSRIKRTRITKVLTVISVISVISVIPSYSAKGQPLTLDQAITLALSKSYDVALVRQDSLSARTTGKQSITGFLPNLGVAGTYTNGANTLTQVLSSGSTISRDAAGYSNMNVVAMVNWTVFDGLKMFAQADRLNASEKRGLSIVQSKMAFIIADVITAYSAIVANKQFLVTADSAYKLAVERYAIEKNRYDAGSISGVELGQAEIDRNNAQSVVIRTRIEFENAKVTLNTLLGRDAETAFDVDPTISMPAVPTRNEVYASIDATNPDVLATRYALASASAHVSEITSTFYPRIGVLGAYQITRNTSEAGFLLENRSNGAYFGATFQWNIFNGMSDAYDRELARIDEERARISIDAVKNDLRGQADRVLRTYRGIEELLVIQRQTLIAAEKNASVAVEKLRIGTVTALEVRQSLLSLLENGQSVARLEYERRLAITEILRLQGVLVR; this is translated from the coding sequence ATGAATATCAGCGTCCTCTCCATCCGACGTCCGGTTACGGCCATCGTCATCAGCCTGATCTTCATCCTCATGGGGCTTGTGGGTGCGTCGTTCCTTGGTATTCGACAGTTCCCTGACGTGGATCCGCCGAACATCACGGTTACCACATCATACATCGGCGCCAATGCCGATGTTGTTGAATCACAGATCACGGAGCCCCTTGAAGAATCGATCAATGGGATCGATGGTATCCGGTCGCTTACGTCAACAAGCGCTGACGGACGATCTACGATAACTGTAGAGTTTGAGCTGGGTCGAGATCTGGAACAAGCAGCCAATGACGTACGCGATAGGGTAGAGCGCGCCAAACGTCAGCTCCCCGCCGACGTTGATCCCCCGGTTGTCGCAAAGGCTGACGCGAATAGTCAGGCCATCATTGTGATGACGGTGCAGAGCACCAAACGAACGCTTCCGGAACTGAGTGACTATGCAGCCAATGTTCTAAAGGAACGCATTCAGACCATCACGGGCGTGGGCAACATCACCATCTGGGGTGAACGTCGGTATGCAATGCGCATCGTGATGGACCCGGAGAAGCTTGCGGGCTATGACCTTACGTCGAACGATGTGCGTCTTGCCATGCAGCGCGAAAACGTTGAGCTTCCTGCCGGACGTCTCGAGGGAGATGCTACGGAGTTGTCGTTGCGAACAGTTGGACGACTTTCTACTCTCGAAGACTTTGAGAACCTGATCATTCGTTCTGATGGAAGCGGCGTTGTCCACCTCTCCGATGTTGCACGTGTGTATCTCGGTGCAGAGAACGAACGCACGCTTCTCCGCAGAGATGGTGTTCCCATGGTTGGTCTAGCCGTATCACCACAGCCTGGTGCAAATCAGATCGAGATCGTGGATGAGTTTTATCGTCGGTACGAAGCCCTGCGATCCTTTGCACCAAAAGACCTCACCTTACAGATCGCCTTCGACAACACAACGTTCATCCGCACGGCCATCAGCGAAGTGGAAGAGACTATCCTCATCGCCTTCTCGCTTGTTGTTCTCATCATTTTCCTCTTCCTTCGCTCTTGGCGAGCAACCATCATACCGGTTGTTGCCATTCCTGTGTCGTTGGTGTCGTCATTCTTCTTCCTCTGGGTCTTCGGATTCTCTATCAACCTCCTCACCCTTCTCGGAATTGTTCTTGCAACGGGGCTTGTGGTTGACGATGCCATTGTGATGATGGAGAACATCTATAAGCGCATTGAGAACGGCGAGAACGCACGAGAAGCGGGCGAAAAAGGATCCACCGAGATCACCTTTGCCATTATCTCTACAACAATCACACTAGCAGTGGTCTTCCTCCCCGTGATCTTCCTCTCGGGTATAACGGGCGCGTTGTTCCGTGAGTTCGGACTTGTTGTTGCCTCATCCGTTGTGATCTCGGCCATCGTATCACTCACGCTCACACCGATGATGAGCACGCGGCTTCTGCATAAGGAAGAGCATGCGAATCTCATGGTACGTCTCACAGAGCCGGTGTTCACGTGGATGACCAATGTCTATGCGCGGACCGTGCAAGTAGTAGTGGATCGCCCCCTTATCGCCATTGCGGCTGTTATCGTGTCGGCAGCGAGTATTGTGCTCATTGGTGGGACGCTCAAGACAGAGCTTGCACCATTGGAGGACCGAGGTCAGATCACGATGAACATGACGGCGCCCGAGGGAACAACGTTCGACAGAATGAATATCATCGTTGATTCGATGCAACAACGATTGACGCAGCTGATCCCAGAACGGAAGTTCTTGCTTACGGTAACCTCTCCTTCGTTCTTCTCCGGCGGAAGTAATTCGGCCTTTGCACGGATCTTCCTCATCGACGCCGATCAACGCAAACGATCGCAGATGGACATTGCTGCCGGACTAACAAAGGTCATGCGAGATGTGACTGAGGTTCGGTCCGTGGTTATTCAAGAGCAAACCATTTCTTCAGGGGGCAGAGCAGGTCTCCCCGTGCAGTACGTGTTGCAGGCCGCTGAGTTGGAAGAGTTGCGAGAAGTGCTTCCAACATTTCTCGATCGTGCCTCAAAAGATCCGACGTTCTCTGTTGTTGATGTGAATCTCAAATTCACGAAGCCCGAGGTGGCTATTGAGATCGACCGTGCACGTGCACGTGAGCTTGGAGTAAGTGTCCTCGATATCGCCAATGCGTTGCAGTCGGGATTCTCCGGTCAACGTTTTGGTTATCTCATTCGTGATGGAAAACAATACCAGATCATCGGTGAGTTAGAGCGCGCTTCTCGCAGTACACCCGACGCCTTGCGCATGGTCCAGGTTCGTACGTCAGGGGGCGAGCTGGTCCCACTCGCAGACCTTGTGCTCTTACGCGAACAAAGCATTCCGCCACAACTCTACCGCAACAATCGTTCAGCAAGCGCAACGGTAAGCGCCGGACTTGCACCAGGCAAGACCATTGCCGATGGCATCGCCGCCATGGACGTCATTGCAAAGGAGACGCTTGATGCGCGCTTCGGCACGTCGCTCACCGGTGCTTCTCGCGACTTCGCAGAAAGCTCATCGAGTCTTCTCTTTGCCTTTATGCTTGCGCTCGTCTTGGTGTACCTCATTCTCGCCGCGCAGTTCGAGAGCTGGGTCGATCCTGTGACCATCATGCTCACCGTGCCCCTTGCTCTCTCTGGTGCTGCACTCTCATTGTGGATCACGGGCGACACACTCAACATCTTCTCGCAGATCGGGGGCATTGTTCTCATTGGTCTGGTTACGAAGAACGGCATCCTCATCGTGGAGTTTGCCAATCAACGTCGGGCAGAGGGACTCACATGGCGCGAAGCAGCTCTTGAAGCCGCAGCCCTTCGTTTCCGTCCTATCCTCATGACGTCACTCGCAACCATCCTTGGTTCTGTTCCTATCGCCTTCTCCCTCGGTGCCGCATCTGAGAGTAGGGTAGGTATGGGTGTGGTGGTCGTTGGCGGCATGTTCCTTGCAACATTCCTCACCCTCTACATCATCCCTGCCCTCTACGTTGTCTTCTCCCGCATCAAACGCACTCGCATCACAAAAGTCCTAACCGTCATATCCGTCATATCCGTCATATCCGTCATACCGTCATATTCGGCAAAAGGACAGCCCCTTACCCTCGACCAAGCCATCACCCTTGCCCTCTCAAAGAGTTATGATGTTGCATTGGTACGTCAAGATTCATTGTCGGCACGAACAACGGGCAAACAGTCCATTACAGGCTTTCTCCCAAACCTTGGCGTGGCCGGCACCTACACGAATGGTGCCAACACCCTTACGCAGGTGTTATCCAGTGGCAGCACTATATCGCGTGATGCTGCCGGGTATTCGAACATGAACGTTGTTGCGATGGTGAACTGGACGGTGTTTGATGGGTTGAAGATGTTTGCGCAGGCAGATCGATTGAATGCGAGTGAGAAGCGCGGACTTTCCATCGTGCAGAGCAAGATGGCCTTCATCATTGCTGATGTGATCACGGCCTATAGTGCCATCGTTGCGAACAAGCAATTTCTCGTAACTGCCGACTCTGCCTACAAGCTTGCAGTGGAGCGATATGCCATTGAGAAGAATCGGTATGATGCCGGGTCGATCAGTGGAGTGGAGTTGGGTCAGGCAGAGATCGACCGCAACAACGCCCAGTCCGTTGTTATCCGCACACGCATCGAATTCGAAAACGCAAAGGTCACACTCAATACATTGTTGGGTCGGGACGCAGAGACTGCATTCGACGTTGACCCCACGATCTCCATGCCGGCCGTTCCAACACGCAACGAGGTCTACGCATCCATTGACGCAACGAACCCCGACGTACTAGCTACACGTTATGCTCTGGCATCAGCATCAGCACACGTCTCCGAGATCACATCGACCTTCTATCCTCGTATCGGCGTACTTGGAGCGTATCAGATCACTCGCAACACATCCGAAGCCGGCTTCCTTCTCGAGAATCGTTCCAACGGTGCATACTTCGGTGCTACGTTCCAATGGAACATCTTCAACGGCATGAGTGATGCCTATGATCGGGAGCTTGCTCGTATCGACGAAGAGCGAGCACGTATCTCCATCGATGCTGTGAAGAATGATCTCAGGGGGCAGGCAGATCGCGTCCTGCGCACCTATCGCGGGATCGAAGAGCTTCTTGTGATCCAACGTCAGACACTCATTGCCGCCGAGAAAAACGCAAGTGTAGCTGTTGAGAAACTCCGCATCGGAACAGTCACAGCGCTTGAAGTGAGGCAGTCGCTCCTCTCCCTTTTAGAGAACGGTCAGAGCGTTGCCCGACTCGAGTACGAGAGACGTTTGGCCATTACCGAAATCCTGCGTTTGCAGGGCGTGCTTGTGCGATAG
- a CDS encoding insulinase family protein, producing the protein MVIIRRKQFIESSIMLSSTARPLAIFVLYGLFAFSPFRLFASSDTQIFTYPNGLKLYVAVDKTKPRVQSIIAVHAGSKNDPSDATGLAHYLEHMLFKGTDRMGTVDPKAELPLIAKIEELFENYRATTDPAQRTMIYRTIDSISGVAARLAVPNEYDKLCQSLGCEGTNAFTTTDITAYLNDVPSNRLDAYYALELERFRAPVLRLFHTELEAVYEEKNGSLDEDYSLAYDTLLAALFPTHPYGTQSTLGTTQHLKNPSMKRIREYYDAYYQPSNMIIILAGDVDPVAAQRLVERTFGSLPSKPAPGFNKGSLPPINKPIEKTVVGPDAEWVQIAFRWPGMGQADIPALQMMDMILSNSKAGLIDINLRQAQKVLSASSTQDLMADHCYNDLSGKPLPGQTLEEVRSLLLSQIELVKKGAFDDWLIEACVRDMRLRRIRELETYQGKAFYILGALSYDLPYEEYVQDLDRLAAVTKEDVIRVANTYYGNNYVTVFKRTGERTDIESVVKPQITPVDLNRDTTTAFAESVLAMPFQDLKPLFFDLQRDIDRASVRQDIPLLAVRNTENQLYDLTFLIKNGTMNDRYLLFALDYLRYLPTATRTNEQLAKDQFKLGMSFAPFCTDRDAYIVMSGLDETFDESLSLMESIVAECLANEEALEAFKDRIKKGRRDALKDKYTILYRGLLPYVLNGPNNSTTNALTDAEIDAITSADLIARIRDFFSYPHEIMYFGPRSAKEVAQVISKKHRAPTALRPAPPLPPWQIRPLDRPEVLVVHHDMVQAEVYMYGRSLPRYDTTISALAQLFGSYFDGGMGTIVFQTLRESKALAYSTGSYLQRPADTTQPYVMTGYIGTQADKLIEAIDGLQELLHTLPEVPSSLENARSSVKQSIASDRIVRNEILWNYITARHFGYTTDQRRGTYSAIDTLTMSDVQRFYSKAVKDRCKVIAILADTSKIDMKALEKYGPVRVVKKSELFPYSE; encoded by the coding sequence ATGGTGATCATACGGCGTAAGCAATTCATTGAAAGTAGTATCATGCTGTCATCCACTGCACGTCCACTCGCGATTTTTGTCCTTTACGGCCTCTTCGCCTTTTCGCCTTTTCGCCTCTTCGCCTCTTCGGATACACAGATCTTCACCTACCCCAATGGGCTGAAGCTCTACGTGGCCGTGGACAAAACAAAGCCGCGCGTGCAGAGCATCATTGCTGTTCATGCCGGTAGCAAGAACGATCCGTCGGATGCAACGGGGCTGGCCCATTACCTGGAGCACATGCTCTTCAAGGGGACGGATCGTATGGGCACGGTTGATCCCAAGGCGGAACTTCCGTTGATCGCCAAGATCGAGGAGTTGTTTGAGAACTATCGGGCTACTACCGACCCGGCACAGCGAACGATGATCTACAGGACGATCGATTCCATCAGCGGAGTTGCCGCTCGTCTGGCCGTGCCGAATGAGTACGATAAGCTTTGTCAGTCCCTTGGGTGCGAAGGAACGAATGCGTTTACCACAACCGACATCACAGCCTATCTCAATGATGTGCCGTCCAACCGACTCGACGCGTATTATGCTCTTGAACTTGAGCGCTTCCGTGCTCCTGTCCTCCGACTCTTCCACACGGAACTTGAAGCTGTATACGAGGAGAAAAACGGATCGCTCGATGAGGACTACTCACTCGCCTACGATACGCTTTTGGCTGCATTGTTCCCTACCCATCCGTATGGAACACAAAGCACGCTCGGGACAACCCAGCACCTCAAGAATCCGTCGATGAAGCGCATTCGGGAGTATTACGACGCATACTATCAACCGTCAAACATGATCATCATCCTTGCCGGTGATGTTGATCCAGTGGCCGCACAACGTTTGGTAGAAAGAACGTTTGGCAGTCTTCCGTCAAAACCTGCTCCGGGTTTCAATAAGGGCTCCTTGCCCCCTATCAACAAGCCGATAGAAAAGACGGTAGTGGGTCCGGATGCTGAGTGGGTGCAGATCGCCTTTCGATGGCCGGGAATGGGACAGGCGGATATCCCAGCGTTGCAGATGATGGATATGATTCTCTCCAATAGCAAGGCTGGACTCATTGACATCAATCTCCGTCAGGCGCAGAAGGTACTGTCTGCCTCGTCCACCCAAGATCTCATGGCAGATCATTGCTACAATGATCTCTCCGGCAAGCCACTGCCCGGACAAACTCTCGAAGAAGTACGATCACTCCTCTTGTCGCAGATAGAACTCGTCAAAAAGGGGGCGTTCGATGATTGGCTCATCGAGGCCTGTGTGCGCGATATGCGTTTGAGGCGCATACGTGAACTCGAGACGTATCAAGGAAAGGCATTCTATATCCTCGGTGCATTGAGCTACGATCTACCGTATGAAGAGTACGTCCAGGATCTTGATCGTCTTGCAGCTGTGACAAAAGAAGATGTGATCAGAGTTGCCAACACGTATTACGGAAACAACTACGTTACGGTATTCAAACGGACAGGTGAACGAACAGACATTGAGTCGGTGGTGAAGCCGCAGATCACACCTGTGGATCTCAACCGCGACACTACAACCGCGTTTGCCGAGTCGGTTTTGGCGATGCCTTTTCAAGATCTTAAGCCCCTCTTCTTCGACCTTCAGCGAGATATCGATCGTGCTTCCGTCCGACAGGATATTCCGCTCCTTGCTGTGCGTAACACAGAAAACCAGCTCTATGATCTCACCTTCCTGATCAAGAACGGCACGATGAACGACCGGTACTTGCTGTTTGCCCTCGACTACCTGCGCTATCTCCCTACTGCTACTCGCACCAACGAACAGCTTGCCAAGGACCAGTTCAAACTTGGCATGTCCTTCGCCCCCTTCTGTACAGACCGTGATGCCTATATCGTGATGTCGGGTCTGGATGAGACCTTCGACGAGAGCCTTTCCCTGATGGAGAGCATCGTAGCCGAATGTCTTGCAAATGAGGAGGCGCTCGAAGCATTCAAAGACCGGATCAAGAAGGGCAGACGAGATGCACTCAAGGATAAGTACACCATTCTCTATAGGGGGCTCCTTCCCTATGTGTTGAATGGTCCCAATAACTCGACGACAAACGCGCTTACGGATGCAGAGATCGACGCGATAACGTCAGCCGATCTCATTGCTCGGATCCGCGACTTCTTCTCCTATCCGCACGAGATCATGTACTTCGGTCCGCGTTCAGCAAAGGAGGTTGCCCAGGTCATAAGCAAGAAACACCGAGCACCAACAGCACTTCGACCTGCACCGCCCCTTCCACCATGGCAGATACGACCACTGGATAGGCCCGAGGTGTTAGTTGTCCATCACGATATGGTCCAGGCCGAAGTCTACATGTATGGTCGATCCCTGCCCCGATACGACACTACGATCAGCGCTCTTGCGCAGCTCTTTGGTTCGTACTTCGATGGAGGAATGGGGACCATCGTTTTCCAGACGCTGCGCGAATCAAAGGCTCTTGCCTACAGCACCGGCTCCTATCTGCAACGACCGGCGGATACGACCCAACCATACGTGATGACCGGCTACATTGGCACACAGGCAGACAAACTCATTGAAGCGATTGATGGATTACAAGAACTCCTCCACACACTTCCGGAGGTTCCATCCAGCTTGGAGAATGCTCGGAGTTCTGTAAAGCAGTCCATTGCCTCAGACCGCATCGTCCGCAACGAGATCTTGTGGAACTACATAACAGCCAGACATTTTGGCTATACGACGGATCAACGAAGGGGCACGTATTCTGCGATTGACACCCTTACGATGAGCGATGTACAGCGGTTCTATTCCAAAGCTGTCAAAGACAGGTGCAAGGTGATCGCCATCCTCGCCGATACATCCAAGATCGACATGAAGGCACTGGAAAAGTATGGTCCGGTGCGTGTGGTAAAGAAGTCGGAACTGTTTCCGTACAGCGAGTGA
- the creD gene encoding cell envelope integrity protein CreD, with protein MKIHPLAMKVVLIGAVSGVLMIGVAFINELVNEREGRFREAAEEIGSSWGHPQTIAGPYVRLPLRPTVTKDGVTEQKTVVVLPESLRCAVNSSTQERHRGIYSVQLYSASFTADGSFIMPNLTAMGIDTSTVLWGQATVEFSLSDTRGIPTPLTIDWNGIAIELHPSSALAITSDEQNRVDARSGQHVIAARIAIDRTHPSGTSLSTYAIRFGLRGSESLSCVPLGKTTSFVATSDWPHPSFNGSILPARHETTNQGHRAEWTSGHFARSYPQAFIAEEVSSTRILSSAFGVSYVEPANLYQQLQRAVKYVVLVVLLTFALFFTLEVISKRRIHAMQYLFVGSALLVFYLMLTAISEVLRFDLAYSIAAFAVTALVTVYMRSVTKTLRYAGIVGGLLAALYVFIYVMLQAETYSLLIGSLGMFVAIATLMFTTRNIDWYSYGDHTA; from the coding sequence ATGAAGATCCATCCCCTTGCCATGAAGGTCGTTCTCATCGGCGCCGTAAGCGGTGTGCTGATGATCGGCGTTGCATTCATCAATGAACTTGTGAATGAACGTGAAGGACGATTCCGTGAGGCGGCGGAGGAGATAGGTTCGTCATGGGGTCACCCTCAGACCATTGCCGGACCTTATGTGCGACTTCCCCTGAGGCCTACGGTCACAAAGGATGGTGTTACGGAGCAGAAGACGGTAGTGGTCCTTCCGGAGTCGCTGCGATGTGCGGTGAACTCTTCTACACAAGAACGACACCGCGGGATCTACTCCGTCCAGCTGTATTCGGCGTCCTTTACGGCCGATGGTTCGTTCATCATGCCCAACCTCACAGCAATGGGGATCGACACATCCACGGTGTTGTGGGGCCAAGCAACCGTTGAATTCAGCCTAAGCGATACTCGGGGAATTCCAACGCCCCTTACCATCGATTGGAATGGAATTGCGATAGAACTGCATCCTTCGTCGGCGTTGGCTATTACATCCGACGAACAGAACCGTGTTGACGCTAGGTCGGGACAACACGTGATCGCAGCACGGATCGCCATTGATCGGACGCATCCGTCGGGTACATCACTCTCTACCTATGCCATACGGTTTGGACTGCGCGGGAGTGAGTCTCTGAGTTGTGTCCCACTGGGAAAGACCACATCGTTTGTAGCTACATCGGACTGGCCACATCCAAGCTTCAATGGGTCAATTCTCCCTGCCCGACATGAAACAACCAACCAAGGTCACCGCGCCGAATGGACGTCCGGACACTTCGCCAGATCCTATCCTCAGGCCTTTATTGCTGAAGAAGTCTCAAGCACCCGCATTCTCTCCTCGGCCTTTGGCGTCTCGTACGTAGAGCCCGCCAACCTCTACCAACAGCTACAACGCGCCGTGAAGTACGTTGTGCTGGTGGTCCTCCTCACCTTTGCACTCTTCTTTACACTCGAAGTGATCAGCAAGCGCCGCATTCATGCCATGCAATACCTGTTCGTTGGGTCTGCATTGCTCGTCTTCTATCTGATGCTGACGGCCATAAGCGAAGTCCTCCGGTTCGATCTGGCCTACTCCATCGCAGCATTCGCTGTTACAGCCTTGGTCACTGTCTACATGCGCTCTGTTACCAAGACCCTGCGGTATGCCGGTATTGTAGGGGGCTTGTTAGCCGCACTGTATGTCTTTATCTATGTGATGTTGCAAGCCGAGACGTACTCCCTTCTCATCGGTTCTCTTGGTATGTTCGTTGCTATCGCCACGTTGATGTTCACAACAAGGAATATCGACTGGTACTCATATGGTGATCATACGGCGTAA
- a CDS encoding T9SS type A sorting domain-containing protein, with amino-acid sequence MGAAMAGMRNRITYLTRDGINIIVDSAGLKFLPDRISPKAYYVHPLKLNETFVSCHSSFSGPIKIKADYWFHRDTDDGQWEEIPIPSHSRGISREAFLNFDYSRPERLWVTIDGGYDGFGSYFEHDYHYSDDLGKSWVRVFHEIPTLMGMLKPDYGLLWKRRGNTIYSEPALYNPITGDSIPLGWYDALRAEFAKERNLNGWNFTLEGTIDTETNRIEGTWIHPENRNNILVTVYADSIGASRFTRFTHYLSKDRGETWSRIYEIKDVITGNRADILSTQAVVTADGSTVLIPGSRRRIDSTFEVLDLTFILRFSDEATSVAGESPEPTNDILHVYPNPASQGSDVTVAFSRDMSLGSDENVFVSCSTIDGRQATTSYKQSRSSKPQSTDCYTLSTSGLAPGVYIVQVQSRNRTDSKLLVVTH; translated from the coding sequence ATGGGTGCTGCGATGGCAGGGATGAGGAATAGGATAACCTATCTGACGAGGGATGGGATTAACATCATTGTTGATTCAGCAGGTCTGAAATTCTTGCCCGATCGAATTTCACCAAAAGCATACTATGTGCACCCTTTGAAGCTCAATGAAACCTTCGTCAGTTGCCATTCCAGTTTCAGTGGCCCGATCAAAATCAAGGCAGACTATTGGTTTCATAGGGACACCGACGATGGTCAATGGGAAGAGATTCCTATTCCGAGTCATTCTCGTGGAATCTCTCGGGAAGCATTTCTAAATTTTGACTACAGCCGACCTGAACGCTTATGGGTAACGATTGACGGCGGATACGATGGCTTTGGCTCTTACTTTGAACACGACTATCACTACTCAGACGACCTAGGAAAATCGTGGGTTCGAGTATTTCACGAGATACCGACGCTCATGGGTATGCTAAAGCCCGACTATGGTCTGCTCTGGAAGAGGCGAGGCAACACCATTTACTCAGAACCGGCACTCTACAATCCTATCACAGGCGACTCCATCCCCCTCGGATGGTATGATGCACTCAGAGCCGAATTCGCCAAAGAACGGAATCTTAACGGCTGGAACTTCACATTAGAGGGAACCATAGACACCGAGACCAACAGGATTGAAGGCACCTGGATTCACCCGGAGAACCGGAACAACATACTCGTTACCGTTTATGCCGATAGTATTGGTGCAAGCAGATTTACCCGATTCACGCACTATCTATCGAAGGACCGTGGTGAAACATGGTCGAGGATCTATGAGATCAAAGACGTCATCACAGGTAACAGAGCTGACATCCTCTCGACTCAGGCAGTAGTGACTGCTGACGGAAGCACCGTGCTCATTCCTGGTTCAAGAAGGCGCATAGATTCGACTTTCGAAGTCCTTGACCTGACATTCATTCTCCGCTTCTCGGATGAAGCGACATCGGTTGCTGGTGAGAGCCCTGAGCCAACGAATGACATTTTGCATGTCTACCCAAACCCTGCAAGCCAAGGATCGGATGTGACAGTCGCATTCAGCCGGGATATGAGTTTGGGATCTGATGAAAACGTTTTTGTCTCATGCTCAACAATCGATGGGCGACAAGCGACTACATCCTACAAGCAATCTCGTAGCTCTAAACCTCAATCAACCGACTGCTACACATTGAGCACCTCCGGGCTTGCTCCTGGCGTTTACATCGTACAGGTTCAATCGCGCAACAGAACAGATAGCAAGCTTCTTGTTGTAACGCACTGA